The window GGAATGGGAATAAAATTAATGCGAGCACAAAGGTAATTAAATCCAAGGCACCAAGCGTTAAAATATTTTTCAAAAATACCGAAGCTGCTACGCCATCCATGCTATTTTTAGAAAGCATGACCGTGATCATAAGTACCGGAAACAATAATGGCAATGCCAACACGGTGAGCAACACCGTGCTGCTGCCCGCCCGTGCCGTTAAAGCTGCAGCCAGCGAAAAAACACACGAAAATCCCAGATTGCCAAGTACAATACAAACAACAAACAAACCCGGAGATTGCACCTTGCTGCCTAATAACAAATTAAACAGTAAAAATATGCTGAGCGATAAGGTAAGCATGAGCGCCAGGTTATACAGAATTTTTGAAATAATTACGGCTAAGGGATGATGCAACGTATACTGAAATAGTAATGCGCCTTGCGAATCCACTAAAAAACTTCTGGCAACCGCGTTTAGTGCTATAAACGAATTTAAAATCCAGAAAAGCGCATTCCACACCGGTACTGAAAGTGAATCGCTAAACACCAAGTAACATATATACACATTACTTAAAACGTAAACGATTAATCCACTAAAAGAAAACTTTTGATTTAGTTCAACAGTGAATTCTTTCCAAATTAACCATCTTACCTGTTGCAGAATATTCAAGCTATCGAGAATTTTTGCGCAAATGTATAATTATCTTCTGCTAATTGAGGTAACTCATTCGGATAACTTTATTCCTGCAAATGATTTAGAATAAGATAAACATACTTGGGTATTGCGACCAATTTTAAGTGCCACGATAAA is drawn from Bacteroidota bacterium and contains these coding sequences:
- a CDS encoding heme exporter protein CcmB, which gives rise to MNILQQVRWLIWKEFTVELNQKFSFSGLIVYVLSNVYICYLVFSDSLSVPVWNALFWILNSFIALNAVARSFLVDSQGALLFQYTLHHPLAVIISKILYNLALMLTLSLSIFLLFNLLLGSKVQSPGLFVVCIVLGNLGFSCVFSLAAALTARAGSSTVLLTVLALPLLFPVLMITVMLSKNSMDGVAASVFLKNILTLGALDLITFVLALILFPFLWKE